In Synechocystis sp. PCC 6714, the following are encoded in one genomic region:
- a CDS encoding biopolymer transporter ExbD: MASSPKAPKPHRKFQSIYHPTRPLSLWQDNQHDQGEVRIEIIPLIDVVFCILTFFILGAVGLSRQQAISLDLPRASTGAPQMREMFMVSLDDLGQLYVEKQPVSQEQMVSALQNYHQYNPTGLIVLHASRNASYNDVVQLLDILRTVGGDRVALATLPGDAQTPPGMTPNGFNDPNLGLPGMTPGTTFPNSPNPGMPNFNPNPNNVNPGQSGTPNFSNTPLPGMPSTNGNMAPNSGDNPGFPSGSNFAPAPNSQSPNLPGMDSTGSNMPQQ; encoded by the coding sequence ATGGCATCTTCCCCTAAAGCTCCCAAGCCCCACCGCAAATTCCAGTCCATTTACCATCCCACCCGTCCCCTTTCCCTTTGGCAGGATAACCAACATGATCAGGGGGAAGTCCGTATTGAAATTATTCCTCTCATTGATGTTGTTTTTTGTATTCTGACCTTCTTCATCCTGGGGGCGGTGGGTTTGTCCCGGCAACAGGCCATTAGTTTGGATTTACCCAGGGCCAGCACCGGGGCTCCCCAAATGCGAGAAATGTTTATGGTCAGTCTGGACGACCTGGGACAGTTATATGTGGAAAAACAGCCGGTGAGCCAGGAGCAGATGGTCAGTGCCCTGCAGAACTACCATCAGTACAATCCCACTGGATTAATTGTGCTCCATGCTTCCCGCAATGCTAGTTATAACGATGTGGTGCAACTGTTGGATATTCTCCGCACGGTGGGGGGCGATCGGGTGGCTTTAGCAACTTTACCCGGTGATGCCCAAACTCCCCCAGGCATGACCCCCAATGGTTTCAATGATCCGAATTTGGGACTTCCGGGTATGACTCCGGGCACCACTTTTCCCAATAGTCCCAATCCGGGAATGCCTAATTTTAATCCCAATCCTAACAATGTGAATCCTGGACAGTCTGGCACCCCCAATTTTAGCAACACTCCCCTGCCTGGTATGCCCAGCACTAACGGCAATATGGCCCCCAATTCTGGTGATAATCCTGGTTTTCCCAGCGGTTCCAACTTTGCGCCGGCCCCCAATTCCCAGTCTCCCAATTTACCGGGGATGGACAGTACTGGGTCCAATATGCCCCAGCAGTAA
- a CDS encoding MotA/TolQ/ExbB proton channel family protein, with protein sequence MNPIELMQKGGVAMWPLLLLSILSVSTIIERLWFWGQVILKSSQTASRILDTAARDWDTAIRVAQDNRRFPIAKYLLAPLRLPHPDPEVFHLALESAADDQLALMRRGDKILEAIIALSPLLGLLGTVLGLIQSLSSIQISDLGTASTAGVTLGIGEALISTAAGLIVAIVSLAFYRLFQGLWFNQMRVFRKAGSELEVLYRQRWFEQEMAYDDGLSPSPEAESLPQ encoded by the coding sequence GTGAATCCCATTGAGTTAATGCAAAAGGGTGGCGTGGCCATGTGGCCCCTGCTTCTCTTATCGATTTTGTCCGTCAGTACCATCATCGAGAGGTTGTGGTTTTGGGGCCAAGTCATTCTCAAAAGCTCCCAAACTGCTTCCCGAATTTTAGACACGGCGGCCCGGGATTGGGATACGGCCATTCGGGTAGCCCAGGATAATCGTCGTTTTCCCATTGCTAAATATCTGTTGGCCCCCTTGCGGTTGCCCCACCCCGACCCGGAGGTTTTTCATCTGGCGTTGGAGTCGGCGGCGGACGATCAGTTGGCCCTCATGCGGCGGGGAGACAAAATCCTGGAAGCAATTATTGCCCTCTCCCCCCTGTTGGGACTGTTGGGCACAGTGTTGGGTTTGATCCAATCCCTTAGTTCGATTCAAATTAGCGATTTAGGCACCGCTTCCACCGCTGGAGTGACCCTTGGTATTGGGGAAGCGCTGATTTCCACAGCGGCCGGTTTGATTGTGGCCATTGTTAGTTTGGCCTTTTACCGTCTTTTCCAGGGGCTATGGTTCAACCAAATGCGGGTCTTCCGTAAAGCAGGCAGTGAGCTGGAAGTGCTCTATCGCCAACGCTGGTTTGAACAGGAAATGGCCTACGATGACGGTTTATCCCCCAGCCCCGAAGCGGAAAGCTTGCCCCAGTAG